Proteins encoded in a region of the Saccharothrix ecbatanensis genome:
- a CDS encoding helix-turn-helix domain-containing protein encodes MGLIAVPLFPCETITHSARTATRHDGSALRAETIACGLRSIRNEHCYFRVLMRLGGGHRFRAGRDDDVQVTFGPQVARRVLRYELDRLCEQAGKTQAQAGERLGMSRVGFGHLITGKNLPSKPALEVLMDFFGRPDRLPMMLELLAVAKLKPDQHGTVRQDIDSSSTVKDFELAIGLEAVATGIEVFDPMLVSGLLQTEAYARELIAYHASITLGVNVEDSIALRLRRQSVITREAGPAELWCVVEEQTLRRPVGGPAVMAGQLDHLLETTSRPNVNFQVIPHEVGVHPSLTGAFYLLRFDDDWRVAYEEARRSAHYYDSPEAVEDYGKVMNHLRHLALNPKRSRALVAKLRKEIQ; translated from the coding sequence GTGGGCCTCATCGCCGTACCTCTCTTCCCGTGTGAAACCATTACGCACAGTGCTCGGACAGCAACTCGCCATGACGGGAGCGCGCTCCGTGCAGAGACGATAGCGTGCGGATTGCGCTCCATCCGGAACGAACACTGCTACTTTCGTGTACTGATGCGACTCGGCGGCGGCCACCGGTTCCGAGCGGGAAGGGATGACGACGTGCAGGTGACCTTCGGCCCCCAGGTGGCCCGGCGAGTGCTGCGCTACGAGCTCGACCGCCTGTGCGAGCAGGCCGGGAAGACCCAGGCGCAGGCCGGTGAGCGGTTGGGCATGTCGCGGGTCGGGTTCGGCCACTTGATCACCGGCAAGAACCTCCCGTCGAAGCCCGCGCTGGAGGTCCTGATGGACTTCTTCGGTCGGCCGGATCGCCTGCCGATGATGTTGGAACTGCTGGCCGTGGCGAAGCTCAAGCCCGACCAGCACGGCACCGTGCGACAGGACATCGACTCGTCGTCAACGGTGAAGGACTTCGAACTCGCCATCGGGTTGGAAGCGGTCGCCACCGGTATCGAGGTCTTCGACCCCATGTTGGTCAGCGGGCTGTTGCAGACCGAGGCCTATGCGCGCGAGCTGATCGCTTACCACGCCTCGATCACCCTTGGCGTCAACGTCGAGGACAGCATCGCGCTGCGACTGCGACGGCAGTCCGTGATCACGCGTGAGGCCGGCCCGGCTGAGTTGTGGTGCGTCGTCGAGGAGCAGACGCTGCGGCGACCGGTGGGCGGTCCCGCCGTGATGGCCGGCCAACTCGATCACCTGCTGGAGACGACCTCACGCCCGAACGTCAATTTCCAGGTCATCCCGCATGAGGTGGGCGTGCATCCGTCACTCACGGGCGCGTTCTACCTGCTCAGGTTCGATGACGACTGGCGGGTAGCGTATGAGGAAGCACGGCGATCGGCACACTACTACGACAGCCCCGAGGCCGTAGAAGACTACGGGAAGGTGATGAACCACCTTCGTCACCTGGCCCTCAACCCGAAGCGGTCGCGGGCGCTCGTCGCCAAGTTGAGGAAGGAGATCCAGTGA
- a CDS encoding GNAT family N-acetyltransferase — MDIRLITSLEAVMAAGHLFDDLPREDATRAFLADDRHHLLIAYVDGEPAGFVSGVETIHPDKGVEMFLYELGVDDAYQRRGIATALIERLIGLARERGCTGAWTGTEKDNAAALATYRRTGAELDFDTVAVSWGF; from the coding sequence GTGGACATCCGCCTGATCACGTCACTCGAAGCGGTCATGGCCGCCGGTCACCTGTTCGACGACCTGCCGCGGGAGGACGCGACGCGAGCGTTCCTCGCCGACGACCGGCACCACCTGCTGATCGCGTACGTCGACGGCGAGCCCGCCGGGTTCGTGTCCGGCGTCGAGACCATCCACCCCGACAAGGGCGTGGAGATGTTCCTCTACGAGCTGGGCGTGGACGACGCCTACCAGCGCCGGGGCATCGCCACCGCGCTGATCGAGCGGCTGATCGGGCTGGCCAGGGAACGCGGCTGCACCGGCGCGTGGACCGGCACGGAGAAGGACAACGCCGCCGCCCTGGCCACCTACCGCCGGACCGGCGCCGAACTCGACTTCGACACCGTCGCCGTGTCCTGGGGCTTTTAA
- a CDS encoding NADP-dependent oxidoreductase, producing MTLPSTAREVHLASRPEGFPTGDNFDLVEVPVPTIGDGQLLVRNIVMSVDPYMRGRMNEGKSYIPPFEVGQALSGEAVGEVVASNAPGFAVGDKVRHFLGWREYSAVDAAGAAKVDPDAAPLGAYLGVLGMPGLTAYAGLLEIASFKEGDTVFVSGAAGAVGQVVGQVARLRGAKRVIGSAGSDAKVKYLVEELGFDAAFNYKDGPVGEQLAKAAPDGIDVYFDNVGGEHLEAAIDALTLFGRVTLCGSISNYNTTTPAGVRNLGLAVGKRLTLRGMLVFDLEHLRDQFVREVAGWIAEGKLRYRETVTEGGLDRAPEAFIGMLNGENTGKALVTL from the coding sequence ATGACGCTTCCGAGCACCGCGCGCGAGGTCCACCTCGCCTCCCGTCCCGAAGGCTTCCCGACCGGCGACAACTTCGACCTGGTCGAAGTGCCCGTGCCGACCATCGGCGACGGCCAGCTGCTGGTCCGCAACATCGTGATGAGCGTGGACCCGTACATGCGCGGCCGGATGAACGAGGGCAAGTCGTACATCCCGCCGTTCGAGGTCGGCCAGGCCCTCTCCGGTGAGGCCGTGGGCGAGGTCGTGGCCTCGAACGCGCCCGGATTCGCGGTCGGCGACAAGGTGCGGCACTTCCTGGGCTGGCGCGAGTACAGCGCGGTGGACGCGGCCGGCGCGGCGAAGGTCGACCCGGACGCCGCCCCGCTCGGCGCGTACCTGGGCGTGCTCGGCATGCCCGGCCTGACCGCCTACGCGGGCCTGCTGGAGATCGCCTCGTTCAAGGAGGGCGACACGGTGTTCGTGTCCGGCGCGGCGGGCGCGGTCGGGCAGGTCGTCGGTCAGGTGGCCCGGCTGCGGGGCGCGAAGCGCGTCATCGGCAGCGCGGGCAGCGACGCGAAGGTGAAGTACCTGGTCGAGGAGCTGGGCTTCGACGCGGCGTTCAACTACAAGGACGGCCCGGTCGGGGAACAGCTCGCGAAGGCCGCCCCGGACGGCATCGACGTGTACTTCGACAACGTCGGCGGCGAGCACCTGGAAGCGGCGATCGACGCGCTGACCCTGTTCGGTCGCGTCACTCTCTGCGGCTCGATCTCGAACTACAACACCACGACCCCGGCTGGTGTGCGCAACCTCGGCCTGGCCGTCGGCAAGCGGCTGACGTTGCGCGGGATGCTGGTGTTCGACCTGGAGCACCTGCGCGACCAGTTCGTGCGCGAGGTCGCCGGCTGGATCGCCGAGGGCAAGCTGCGCTACCGGGAGACCGTGACCGAGGGCGGCCTGGACCGGGCGCCGGAGGCGTTCATCGGCATGCTGAACGGCGAGAACACCGGCAAGGCCCTCGTCACCCTCTAA
- a CDS encoding amidohydrolase, translated as MTGDLLIRSVRPWPNLPGAPLVDVLCEGGHVAAFAPDLDPPPAVPVVDGRGGVLLPAFTDAHAHLDSTRLGLPFRPHSAGAGLADLIENDRRNWRSAEASVAQRATYTLARTIAGGATHVRSHAQVDVDSGLEKLEGVLAAREEHRGRAHVEVVAFPQCGILREKGTAELLEAALRAGADLVGGLDPAGYDRDPVGHLDVVFGLAEKHQRGVDVHLHDGGTLGAFQVELICERVRALGMQGQATVSHAFALSTVDGERQRELVELLAEHDIAVTTVAPGVREPLPLRELRRAGVRVGLGQDGIRDYWSPYGNGDMLDRAWQLAYRNGFRRDDLVEMCVDIATRGGAAVMGRTLGLTEGSPADLVVVPGDTVTAAVMDRAPRTLVVHAGRVVAAEGEIV; from the coding sequence GTGACCGGTGACCTCCTGATCCGTTCCGTGCGGCCGTGGCCAAACCTCCCCGGCGCACCCCTGGTCGACGTGCTCTGCGAGGGCGGGCACGTCGCGGCGTTCGCCCCGGACCTCGACCCGCCGCCCGCCGTGCCGGTGGTCGACGGCCGGGGCGGCGTGCTGCTGCCCGCGTTCACCGACGCCCACGCGCACCTGGACTCCACCCGGCTCGGCCTGCCGTTCCGGCCGCACAGCGCGGGCGCCGGGCTGGCCGACCTGATCGAGAACGACCGGCGCAACTGGCGGTCCGCCGAGGCTTCGGTCGCGCAACGGGCCACGTACACGCTCGCCCGCACGATCGCCGGCGGCGCTACGCATGTCCGCAGCCACGCGCAGGTGGACGTCGACTCGGGGCTGGAGAAGCTGGAAGGCGTGCTCGCCGCGCGCGAGGAGCACCGCGGCCGGGCGCACGTCGAGGTGGTGGCGTTCCCGCAGTGCGGCATCCTGCGGGAGAAGGGCACGGCGGAGCTGCTGGAGGCGGCGCTGCGCGCGGGCGCGGACCTGGTCGGCGGGCTAGACCCGGCGGGCTACGACCGTGACCCGGTGGGGCACCTGGACGTGGTGTTCGGGTTGGCCGAGAAGCACCAGCGCGGGGTGGACGTGCACCTGCACGACGGCGGGACGCTCGGCGCGTTCCAGGTGGAGTTGATCTGCGAGCGCGTGCGGGCGCTCGGGATGCAGGGGCAGGCGACCGTCAGCCACGCGTTCGCGCTGTCCACTGTGGATGGTGAGCGGCAGCGGGAACTGGTGGAGCTGCTGGCGGAGCACGACATCGCGGTGACGACGGTCGCGCCGGGCGTGCGGGAACCGTTGCCGCTGCGGGAGCTGCGGCGCGCGGGCGTTCGGGTCGGCCTCGGGCAGGACGGCATCCGCGACTACTGGTCCCCGTACGGCAACGGCGACATGCTGGACCGGGCCTGGCAACTGGCCTACCGCAACGGGTTCCGCCGCGATGACCTGGTGGAGATGTGCGTGGACATCGCCACTAGGGGCGGCGCGGCCGTCATGGGGCGCACGCTGGGCCTCACCGAGGGTTCGCCGGCCGACCTGGTCGTGGTGCCGGGCGACACGGTGACCGCCGCCGTCATGGACCGGGCCCCGCGCACACTGGTCGTGCACGCGGGACGCGTCGTGGCCGCCGAAGGCGAGATCGTCTGA
- a CDS encoding FAD-binding oxidoreductase, with the protein MTERIDHTLRGSWTTTTGSIPPHALKWLRARTGLADSRADSRDDRVAEVRAPGSPESALSEAAHAALDAVVGPGYVRVDRDSRLGRAGGLSYVDLLRQRGAGDLAVPDAVVLPASPDQVTEVLKVCVEHDVAVVPFGGGTSVVGGVNALRGDKAAVIALDLHRLDKLVSVDPVSRTAVLQAGLPAPQADQLLAPHGLTIGHVPQSYERATIGGFAATRSAGQASSGYGRFEDMVEGLRLATPVGEWRLGRAPASAAGPDLKQLVVGSEGAFGVITEVTLRVRPLPEVERYEGFVVDGWARGSAVVRELAQRRVLADVTRLSDVDETEVSLALAGGWKIDALKAYLRARGVRQPCLLILGWHGGSKGEVKRKRAETLRGVKAVSLGTALGEAWRHGRFNGPRQRDALMGIGVCVETLETATHWSKVSELRTAVREALVDALGECVVMCHISHAYETGASLYFTALAARDAADPIGQWQVAKAAASEAITGLGTISHHHAVGADHAPYLEAEIGGLGLDVLASVKRTLDPTGVLNPGKLIAGDFNPAGLASPGDR; encoded by the coding sequence GTGACCGAGCGCATCGACCACACCCTCCGGGGCAGTTGGACCACGACCACGGGCTCGATCCCGCCGCACGCGCTGAAGTGGCTGCGTGCGCGTACCGGGCTCGCGGACAGCCGAGCGGACAGCCGAGACGACCGGGTGGCGGAGGTGCGTGCGCCCGGGAGCCCGGAGTCGGCCTTGTCGGAGGCCGCGCACGCGGCGCTGGACGCCGTCGTCGGGCCGGGGTACGTCCGGGTGGACCGTGATTCGCGGCTCGGGCGCGCGGGCGGTTTGTCCTATGTGGACCTGCTGAGGCAGCGCGGCGCCGGTGACCTGGCAGTGCCGGACGCGGTGGTGCTGCCCGCGTCACCCGATCAGGTCACCGAGGTGCTGAAGGTGTGCGTCGAGCACGACGTGGCGGTGGTGCCGTTCGGCGGCGGCACGTCCGTGGTCGGCGGGGTGAACGCGTTGCGCGGCGACAAGGCGGCCGTGATCGCGCTGGACCTGCACCGGCTGGACAAGCTGGTCTCGGTCGACCCGGTGTCCCGCACGGCCGTGCTCCAAGCCGGTCTGCCCGCGCCTCAGGCCGACCAGCTGCTCGCCCCGCACGGGCTGACGATCGGGCACGTCCCGCAGTCCTACGAGCGCGCCACCATCGGCGGGTTCGCCGCGACCAGGTCGGCCGGTCAGGCGTCCTCCGGCTACGGCCGGTTCGAGGACATGGTGGAAGGCCTGCGGCTGGCCACGCCGGTGGGTGAGTGGCGGTTGGGCCGCGCGCCCGCGTCGGCCGCCGGACCGGACCTGAAGCAGCTGGTGGTGGGCAGTGAGGGCGCGTTCGGCGTCATCACCGAGGTGACGCTCCGGGTCCGGCCGCTGCCGGAGGTCGAGCGGTACGAGGGTTTCGTGGTCGACGGCTGGGCGCGCGGCTCGGCGGTGGTGCGCGAGCTGGCGCAGCGGCGGGTGTTGGCCGACGTGACGCGCCTGTCCGATGTGGACGAGACCGAGGTGTCGCTGGCGCTGGCCGGCGGCTGGAAGATCGACGCGTTGAAGGCGTACCTGAGGGCTCGTGGCGTCCGGCAGCCGTGCCTGCTGATCCTCGGCTGGCACGGCGGCAGCAAGGGCGAGGTCAAGCGCAAGCGGGCGGAGACGTTGCGCGGGGTCAAGGCGGTGTCGCTCGGCACGGCGCTCGGCGAGGCGTGGCGGCACGGCCGGTTCAACGGGCCTCGGCAGCGGGACGCGCTGATGGGGATCGGCGTGTGCGTGGAGACGCTGGAGACGGCCACGCACTGGTCGAAGGTCTCCGAGCTGCGCACCGCGGTGCGCGAGGCGTTGGTCGACGCGCTCGGCGAGTGCGTGGTCATGTGCCACATCTCGCACGCCTACGAGACCGGCGCGTCGCTGTACTTCACCGCCTTGGCGGCACGGGACGCGGCCGATCCGATCGGACAGTGGCAGGTCGCCAAGGCCGCCGCGAGCGAGGCCATCACTGGCCTCGGCACGATCAGCCACCACCACGCGGTGGGCGCGGACCACGCGCCGTACCTGGAAGCCGAGATCGGCGGGCTGGGGCTGGACGTGCTGGCGTCGGTCAAGCGGACGCTCGACCCGACCGGGGTGCTCAATCCGGGCAAGCTCATCGCTGGCGACTTCAATCCGGCGGGGCTAGCGTCGCCTGGTGACCGGTGA
- a CDS encoding DUF397 domain-containing protein, whose protein sequence is MIENWRTSTYTANNGTCVETGWTGDVVGYRDTKQAALPGDERPTLTFGKGAAHAFLTMIKSSTR, encoded by the coding sequence GTGATCGAGAACTGGCGGACTTCCACGTACACCGCCAACAACGGGACGTGCGTGGAGACGGGGTGGACCGGCGATGTGGTCGGCTACCGCGACACCAAGCAGGCCGCGCTTCCCGGCGACGAACGGCCGACGCTGACGTTCGGCAAGGGCGCGGCCCACGCGTTCCTGACCATGATCAAGTCATCGACCCGCTGA
- a CDS encoding TetR/AcrR family transcriptional regulator, producing the protein MTSQRHSDDALLDAARDCVVEVGVRRTTLTDIAKRAGVSRMTLYRRFPDVGTLVRALMTREFTKLLGRIPPSGDNARQRLVTQAIAGIRLLAADPLMRRVLDLDAELMLPYLVQRLGSTQRLVETFLVAQIEAGHADGSIRPGSTAAQARLILLTTQSLVLSIRPATTDLDFDELLTELAAYLNAALT; encoded by the coding sequence ATGACGTCTCAACGTCACAGTGATGACGCCCTCCTCGACGCCGCCCGCGACTGCGTGGTCGAAGTCGGGGTCCGCCGCACCACGCTGACGGACATCGCCAAACGCGCCGGCGTGAGCCGGATGACCCTCTACCGCCGGTTCCCGGACGTCGGCACGCTGGTCAGGGCCCTGATGACCAGGGAGTTCACCAAGCTCCTCGGGCGCATCCCGCCGAGTGGCGACAACGCCAGGCAGCGGCTCGTGACGCAGGCCATCGCGGGCATCCGGCTGCTCGCCGCCGACCCGTTGATGCGGCGCGTGCTCGACCTGGACGCCGAGCTGATGCTGCCGTACCTGGTGCAGCGGCTGGGCAGCACGCAACGGCTGGTCGAGACGTTCCTGGTGGCGCAGATCGAGGCCGGTCACGCGGACGGCTCCATCCGCCCCGGCTCCACCGCCGCCCAGGCCCGCCTGATCCTGCTCACCACCCAGTCGCTGGTGCTGTCGATCCGACCGGCCACCACCGACCTCGACTTCGACGAGCTCCTGACCGAACTCGCCGCCTACCTGAACGCGGCCCTCACATGA
- a CDS encoding FtsK/SpoIIIE domain-containing protein: MSRRDERRKRIESSFEEFRRAVAAALGNASREQRQLAAERARDMVEVMVRGQGIDRAKEDPLLAEALANPLFRQQVAQALIDRVAAFRDWSEHGPDALTGLVDAVADGPASWPHERWLGTPGTADATEGVPELWRIGTGTVRSAPEPQRFPVAVPLLDHAHLHVSSTYESRPAAEGLVENLLLRLLSHFQPGLVHVHVWDVGQLTGALPGLYPLTRAGLLTVHDPARLHELLDELSDHIRRVHTGVLVEGHQSVTAAGGRRTEPWRVAVLFGNRQALREEHQQQLQRVARNGLAAGIQLVVVDIPVTVNSPIETVTIAADQTATCTMTGKHVTVALDPPFPRALVPRACAAIADKRDERRNRLSTFADLLPEQLWREDSSAGVVAPVGFLEGEPVHVALGDTSPHALIGGPSGSGKTNFLYAMLGSLAARYEPDELELYLLDFKEGVSFAQFAPGRKDPTWLPHARLVGVNVNTDREFGVALLAFLADEMRRRADAAKRHEVTKLEQLREEDPLGHWPRVVAVIDEFQYLFGERDQVTAQATQLLEDVARRGRSQGIHLVLSSQDVSGIEGFWGKSAIFEQFTVRIALPKARRVLAEPQNDAAVELPRWHAVVNHESGVRPGNEVARIPDATAKGTFDKLQAELHRRRPPDLAEPILFDGSKVPALQALPDFRALAPGAGNPTVLLGQVIDVAGSAAKVRFARTPGRNIAVLGSLAEDAADVLAGAALSLARQHEPNDAQFTLACLAEDAWPHAEKLAKQLRDAGHAVDLLGLDGIRTLVEGVAGRITASITGETGAPLQPHYVVVYAVDAAHTLLEAKNPTTRVSGVDNLRTVLKHGPENRTHVLGWWRGAQRLKNTLSPGVYDDIGAWVAFDIQGKELLSFGPEQVMAWSPRPRRGLFFDRFEHSRPQVVIPFDTGEES, translated from the coding sequence GTGAGCAGGCGTGACGAGCGCCGGAAGAGGATCGAGAGCTCCTTCGAGGAGTTCCGCAGGGCCGTCGCCGCCGCGTTGGGCAACGCCTCGCGCGAGCAGCGCCAACTCGCCGCCGAACGCGCCCGCGACATGGTCGAGGTGATGGTGCGCGGGCAGGGGATCGACCGCGCGAAGGAAGATCCGCTGCTGGCGGAGGCGTTGGCGAACCCGCTGTTCCGGCAGCAGGTGGCGCAGGCGCTGATCGACCGGGTGGCCGCGTTCCGCGACTGGTCGGAGCACGGGCCGGACGCGTTGACCGGCCTGGTCGACGCGGTGGCGGACGGCCCGGCGTCGTGGCCGCACGAGAGGTGGCTCGGCACACCGGGCACGGCCGACGCGACCGAAGGCGTGCCCGAGCTGTGGCGCATCGGCACCGGCACGGTCCGCAGCGCGCCCGAGCCGCAGCGGTTCCCGGTGGCGGTGCCGCTGCTCGACCACGCGCACCTGCACGTGTCCTCCACGTACGAGAGCAGGCCCGCGGCCGAAGGCCTGGTGGAGAACCTGCTGCTGCGCCTGTTGAGCCACTTCCAGCCCGGTCTGGTGCACGTCCACGTGTGGGACGTCGGCCAGCTCACCGGCGCGCTGCCCGGCCTCTACCCGCTGACCCGCGCGGGCCTGCTGACCGTGCACGACCCGGCCCGGCTGCACGAGCTGCTGGACGAGCTGTCCGACCACATCCGCCGGGTGCACACCGGCGTGCTGGTCGAGGGCCACCAGTCGGTGACGGCGGCGGGCGGGCGGCGGACCGAGCCGTGGCGGGTGGCGGTGCTGTTCGGCAACCGGCAGGCGTTGCGGGAAGAGCACCAGCAGCAGCTGCAACGGGTGGCGCGCAACGGTTTGGCGGCCGGCATCCAGCTCGTCGTCGTCGACATCCCGGTCACCGTCAACTCGCCGATCGAGACCGTCACGATCGCCGCCGACCAGACCGCGACCTGCACGATGACCGGCAAGCACGTGACGGTCGCGCTCGACCCGCCGTTCCCCCGCGCGCTGGTGCCCCGCGCGTGCGCGGCGATCGCCGACAAGCGGGACGAGCGCCGGAACCGGCTGAGCACGTTCGCCGACCTGCTGCCGGAGCAGCTGTGGCGGGAGGACTCGTCGGCGGGCGTCGTCGCGCCGGTGGGCTTCCTGGAGGGCGAGCCGGTGCACGTGGCGCTGGGCGACACGTCGCCGCACGCGTTGATCGGCGGGCCGAGCGGTTCGGGCAAGACGAACTTCCTCTACGCCATGCTCGGCAGCCTGGCCGCCCGGTACGAGCCGGACGAGCTTGAGCTGTACCTGCTGGACTTCAAGGAGGGCGTGTCGTTCGCCCAGTTCGCGCCGGGCCGCAAGGACCCGACGTGGCTGCCGCACGCGCGGCTGGTCGGCGTGAACGTCAACACCGACCGCGAGTTCGGCGTGGCGCTGCTGGCGTTCCTGGCCGACGAGATGCGCCGGCGCGCGGACGCGGCGAAGCGGCACGAGGTCACCAAGCTGGAGCAGCTGCGCGAGGAGGACCCGCTCGGCCACTGGCCGCGGGTCGTCGCGGTGATCGACGAGTTCCAGTACCTGTTCGGCGAACGCGACCAGGTCACCGCGCAGGCCACCCAACTGCTGGAGGACGTGGCCCGGCGCGGCCGGTCGCAGGGCATCCACCTGGTGCTGTCCAGCCAGGACGTGTCCGGCATCGAGGGCTTCTGGGGCAAGTCGGCGATCTTCGAGCAGTTCACCGTGCGCATCGCGCTGCCGAAGGCACGGCGGGTGCTGGCCGAGCCGCAGAACGACGCCGCGGTGGAGCTGCCCCGCTGGCACGCGGTGGTCAACCACGAGTCGGGCGTCCGGCCGGGCAACGAGGTCGCGCGCATCCCGGACGCCACCGCCAAGGGCACGTTCGACAAGCTGCAAGCGGAGCTGCACCGGCGTCGGCCGCCGGACCTGGCCGAGCCGATCCTGTTCGACGGCAGCAAGGTGCCCGCGCTCCAGGCGCTGCCGGACTTCCGGGCGCTGGCGCCGGGCGCGGGCAACCCGACCGTGCTGCTCGGCCAGGTGATCGACGTGGCGGGCAGCGCGGCCAAGGTGCGCTTCGCCCGCACGCCGGGCCGGAACATCGCCGTGCTCGGGTCGCTGGCCGAGGACGCGGCGGACGTGCTGGCCGGCGCGGCGCTGTCGCTGGCCCGGCAGCACGAGCCGAACGACGCGCAGTTCACCCTGGCGTGCCTGGCCGAGGACGCCTGGCCGCACGCGGAGAAGCTGGCCAAGCAGCTGCGCGACGCGGGCCACGCGGTGGACCTGCTGGGCCTCGACGGCATCAGGACGCTGGTCGAGGGCGTGGCCGGTCGGATCACCGCGAGCATCACCGGTGAGACGGGCGCGCCATTGCAACCGCACTACGTGGTGGTTTACGCGGTGGACGCGGCGCACACCCTGTTGGAGGCGAAGAACCCGACGACGCGTGTCTCCGGGGTGGACAACCTGCGAACAGTGCTCAAACACGGCCCGGAGAACCGCACCCACGTGCTGGGCTGGTGGCGTGGCGCGCAGCGGCTGAAGAACACCCTTTCGCCCGGTGTCTACGACGACATCGGCGCGTGGGTCGCGTTCGACATCCAGGGCAAGGAGCTGCTGTCGTTCGGACCGGAGCAGGTCATGGCGTGGTCACCGCGACCGCGCCGGGGCCTGTTCTTCGACCGGTTCGAGCACTCACGGCCGCAGGTCGTCATCCCGTTCGACACCGGGGAGGAATCATGA